One Salmo salar chromosome ssa01, Ssal_v3.1, whole genome shotgun sequence DNA window includes the following coding sequences:
- the si:ch211-15d5.11 gene encoding nuclear receptor coactivator 7 isoform X1 — MEHKLQQRDKNRPSYFGNVKTRLGSKLPPGVAQPPGFIAGPWETGPQTGPTKEARDSGQSHRAVGRPFDHVRHIRNPQLRQYYLQEATWVPEGATAKSREEGQPSDDKADYMAHHEDTVFSVTSQYSSMGDQTKLNRHISTSSSLISRQHLRVPKSKGSGQGSSPVATHPDPDLRLEPELDTDPGLSPAPSPSPHSLSPDAEYDKLLDVEAVQMPDGQLCLLALLPECSVGEGSAAMPYLKLFCRYITDRKGVVSGILLVTSNKMFFDPCKTHPLVIEHGCEEYLLSCSVDSLASVSFYSDISHVHFNSSTHRWKGTKNIQKTGSKTVKMLEQGGRRSSSSPPHHKGETVPALVSAATSELRSDLALSLVQGFSEEERSSDMAEWQLEGKGSPLEELVVQSSRTVEGAVLSSAATFCCGGQEAAGTGNKVRMELVGREGMKKQQSVRNQTPGPSRLSSGTSGGLMFVRLRLQQSTGKKKGVAAGLLLGTNKTLPRRDSWFAFSQESSDELYAYMNHWKPGLCMREGGSGEGDEEEFVLVEDREEEEEKEEEQEVSKDHGRTGEDWELVTVEDGRERLPLDMDKDPEGLCEIVAQSRILDASLVRELSVELPPRTVGHTWQLAYSTSRHGSSLKSLYRRLKGSDSPVLMVIKDSLNQVFGSFLSHPLRPSETFYGTGETFLFMLLPRFKCFKWTGENSFFIKGDLDSFAIGGGSGHFGLWLDEMLYLGRSSPCYTFNNCCLSERDDFHVMELEVWTFW, encoded by the exons ATGGAACATAAACTCCAACAGAGGGACAAAAACAGGCCCAGCTACTTTGGCAACGTCAAGACCAG actggGGTCCAAGCTCCCTCCTGGTGTTGCTCAGCCCCCCGGCTTCATCGCCGGCCCCTGGGAGACAGGGCCACAGACCGGCCCAACCAAGGAGGCCAGGGACAGCGGTCAGTCCCACCGTGCCGTGGGGCGTCCCTTTGACCACGTCCGCCACATCCGGAACCCCCAACTGCGCCAGTATTACCTCCAAG AAGCTACATGGGTGCCAGAGGGCGCCACAGCTAAATCCAGAGAAGAGGGTCAACCGTCTGATGACAAAGCAGACTATATG GCCCACCATGAAGACACTGTGTTCAGTGTCACCTCCCAGTACAGTAGCATGGGAGATCAGACCAAGCTGAACAGGCatatctccacctcctcctccctcatctcccGGCAA CACCTCCGCGTTCCCAAGAGTAAAGGCTCTGGCCAAGGCTCATCTCCCGTGGCGACGCACCCTGACCCCGACCTCAGGCTGGAGCCAGAGTTGGACACTGACCCAGGGCTTTCTCCGGCCCCATCGCCCAGCCCTCACTCCCTGTCACCGGACGCAGAGTATGACAAGTTACTG GATGTGGAGGCGGTGCAAATGCCTGATGGACAGCTCTGCCTACTGGCCCTCCTACCTGAGTGTTCCGTGGGGGAGGGGTCAGCGGCCATGCCGTACCTCAAGCTCTTCTGCCGCTACATCACTGACCGCAAG ggTGTGGTTTCTGGTATCTTGCTGGTGACGTCCAATAAGATGTTCTTTGACCCGTGCAAGACTCACCCGTTGGTGATAGAGCACGGCTGTGAGGAGTACCTGCTGTCCTGCTCAGTGGACAGCCTGGCCTCAGTCTCCTTCTACTCTGACATCTCCCACGTGCACTTCAACTCCTCCACACACAG GTGGAAAGGAACAAAAAACATACAGAAAACTGGCTCCAAAACTGTCAAGATGCTCGAGCAGGGTGGGCGGCGAAGCAGCAGTAGCCCTCCACACCACAAGGGGGAGACTGTCCCAGCACTGGTGTCTGCTGCTACGTCGGAGCTGAGGTCTGACCTGGCTCTGAGCCTGGTCCAGGGGTTCTCTGAGGAAGAGAGGAGCAGTGACATGGCTGAGTGGCAGCTGGAGGGGAAGGGTAGTCCGCTGGAAGAGCTGGTTGTGCAGTCATCCAGGACTGTGGAAGGAGCCGTGTTGAGCAGTGCTGCCACCTTCTGTTGTGGAGGACAAGAGGCAGCAGGGACAGGGAATAAAGTGAGGATGGAGCTGGTGGGCAGAGAGGGGATGAAGAAGCAGCAGTCTGTGAGGAATCAGACACCAG GCCCCTCTAGACTGTCTTCAGGGACTTCTGGAGGTCTGATGTTTGTCAGGCTGCGACTCCAGCAATCCACTGGGAAGAAGAAAGGTGTGGCTGCAGGCTTGCTGCTGGGGACAAACAAAACCTTACCCCGGAGGGACTCCTGGTTCGCCTTCTCCCAGGAGAG CTCAGATGAGCTGTACGCCTACATGAACCACTGGAAGCCTGGCCTGTGCATGCGTGAGGGAGGGTCGGGGGAGGGCGACGAGGAGGAGTTTGTACTGGTTgaagacagagaagaagaggaggagaaggaagaagaaCAGGAGGTGTCCAAGGACCATGGGCGGACAGGGGAGGACTGGGAG CTGGTGACagtggaggatggtagagagagactCCCTCTGGACATGGACAAAGATCCAGAGGGACTGTGTGAGATCGTAGCCCAGAGTCGCATCTTAGACGCATCGCTTGTCAGAGAG CTCTCAGTGGAACTGCCACCCAGGACAGTAGGCCACACATGGCAGCTGGCATACAGCACGTCTCGTCACGGCTCCAGCCTCAAGTCCCTCTACCGGAGGCTGAAAGGCAGCGACTCGCCTGTACTCATGGTCATCAAGGACTCACTTAATCAG GTGTTTGGGAgcttcctctctcaccctctgagGCCGAGCGAGACCTTCTACGGCACAGGAGAGACATTCCTCTTCATGCTGCTTCCTCGCTTCAAG TGTTTCAAGTGGACCGGAGAAAACTCCTTCTTCATAAAGGGAGACCTGGACTCTTTTGCTATTGGAGGAGGAAG TGGTCACTTTGGCCTGTGGCTGGATGAGATGCTGTACCTGGGCAGGAGTAGCCCCTGTTACACCTTCAACAACTGCTGCCTCTCGGAAAGAGACGACTTCCACGTCATGGAGCTGGAGGTGTGGACATTCTGGTGA
- the si:ch211-15d5.11 gene encoding nuclear receptor coactivator 7 isoform X3, whose product MSIHRYIQKLYNSYNGRTVCSKAHHEDTVFSVTSQYSSMGDQTKLNRHISTSSSLISRQHLRVPKSKGSGQGSSPVATHPDPDLRLEPELDTDPGLSPAPSPSPHSLSPDAEYDKLLDVEAVQMPDGQLCLLALLPECSVGEGSAAMPYLKLFCRYITDRKGVVSGILLVTSNKMFFDPCKTHPLVIEHGCEEYLLSCSVDSLASVSFYSDISHVHFNSSTHRWKGTKNIQKTGSKTVKMLEQGGRRSSSSPPHHKGETVPALVSAATSELRSDLALSLVQGFSEEERSSDMAEWQLEGKGSPLEELVVQSSRTVEGAVLSSAATFCCGGQEAAGTGNKVRMELVGREGMKKQQSVRNQTPGPSRLSSGTSGGLMFVRLRLQQSTGKKKGVAAGLLLGTNKTLPRRDSWFAFSQESSDELYAYMNHWKPGLCMREGGSGEGDEEEFVLVEDREEEEEKEEEQEVSKDHGRTGEDWELVTVEDGRERLPLDMDKDPEGLCEIVAQSRILDASLVRELSVELPPRTVGHTWQLAYSTSRHGSSLKSLYRRLKGSDSPVLMVIKDSLNQVFGSFLSHPLRPSETFYGTGETFLFMLLPRFKCFKWTGENSFFIKGDLDSFAIGGGSGHFGLWLDEMLYLGRSSPCYTFNNCCLSERDDFHVMELEVWTFW is encoded by the exons ATGAGTATCCACCGGTATATTCAGAAGctctacaacagttataatgggAGGACAGTGTGTTCCAAG GCCCACCATGAAGACACTGTGTTCAGTGTCACCTCCCAGTACAGTAGCATGGGAGATCAGACCAAGCTGAACAGGCatatctccacctcctcctccctcatctcccGGCAA CACCTCCGCGTTCCCAAGAGTAAAGGCTCTGGCCAAGGCTCATCTCCCGTGGCGACGCACCCTGACCCCGACCTCAGGCTGGAGCCAGAGTTGGACACTGACCCAGGGCTTTCTCCGGCCCCATCGCCCAGCCCTCACTCCCTGTCACCGGACGCAGAGTATGACAAGTTACTG GATGTGGAGGCGGTGCAAATGCCTGATGGACAGCTCTGCCTACTGGCCCTCCTACCTGAGTGTTCCGTGGGGGAGGGGTCAGCGGCCATGCCGTACCTCAAGCTCTTCTGCCGCTACATCACTGACCGCAAG ggTGTGGTTTCTGGTATCTTGCTGGTGACGTCCAATAAGATGTTCTTTGACCCGTGCAAGACTCACCCGTTGGTGATAGAGCACGGCTGTGAGGAGTACCTGCTGTCCTGCTCAGTGGACAGCCTGGCCTCAGTCTCCTTCTACTCTGACATCTCCCACGTGCACTTCAACTCCTCCACACACAG GTGGAAAGGAACAAAAAACATACAGAAAACTGGCTCCAAAACTGTCAAGATGCTCGAGCAGGGTGGGCGGCGAAGCAGCAGTAGCCCTCCACACCACAAGGGGGAGACTGTCCCAGCACTGGTGTCTGCTGCTACGTCGGAGCTGAGGTCTGACCTGGCTCTGAGCCTGGTCCAGGGGTTCTCTGAGGAAGAGAGGAGCAGTGACATGGCTGAGTGGCAGCTGGAGGGGAAGGGTAGTCCGCTGGAAGAGCTGGTTGTGCAGTCATCCAGGACTGTGGAAGGAGCCGTGTTGAGCAGTGCTGCCACCTTCTGTTGTGGAGGACAAGAGGCAGCAGGGACAGGGAATAAAGTGAGGATGGAGCTGGTGGGCAGAGAGGGGATGAAGAAGCAGCAGTCTGTGAGGAATCAGACACCAG GCCCCTCTAGACTGTCTTCAGGGACTTCTGGAGGTCTGATGTTTGTCAGGCTGCGACTCCAGCAATCCACTGGGAAGAAGAAAGGTGTGGCTGCAGGCTTGCTGCTGGGGACAAACAAAACCTTACCCCGGAGGGACTCCTGGTTCGCCTTCTCCCAGGAGAG CTCAGATGAGCTGTACGCCTACATGAACCACTGGAAGCCTGGCCTGTGCATGCGTGAGGGAGGGTCGGGGGAGGGCGACGAGGAGGAGTTTGTACTGGTTgaagacagagaagaagaggaggagaaggaagaagaaCAGGAGGTGTCCAAGGACCATGGGCGGACAGGGGAGGACTGGGAG CTGGTGACagtggaggatggtagagagagactCCCTCTGGACATGGACAAAGATCCAGAGGGACTGTGTGAGATCGTAGCCCAGAGTCGCATCTTAGACGCATCGCTTGTCAGAGAG CTCTCAGTGGAACTGCCACCCAGGACAGTAGGCCACACATGGCAGCTGGCATACAGCACGTCTCGTCACGGCTCCAGCCTCAAGTCCCTCTACCGGAGGCTGAAAGGCAGCGACTCGCCTGTACTCATGGTCATCAAGGACTCACTTAATCAG GTGTTTGGGAgcttcctctctcaccctctgagGCCGAGCGAGACCTTCTACGGCACAGGAGAGACATTCCTCTTCATGCTGCTTCCTCGCTTCAAG TGTTTCAAGTGGACCGGAGAAAACTCCTTCTTCATAAAGGGAGACCTGGACTCTTTTGCTATTGGAGGAGGAAG TGGTCACTTTGGCCTGTGGCTGGATGAGATGCTGTACCTGGGCAGGAGTAGCCCCTGTTACACCTTCAACAACTGCTGCCTCTCGGAAAGAGACGACTTCCACGTCATGGAGCTGGAGGTGTGGACATTCTGGTGA
- the si:ch211-15d5.11 gene encoding nuclear receptor coactivator 7 isoform X2, which produces MEHKLQQRDKNRPSYFGNVKTRLGSKLPPGVAQPPGFIAGPWETGPQTGPTKEARDSGQSHRAVGRPFDHVRHIRNPQLRQYYLQEATWVPEGATAKSREEGQPSDDKADYMHLRVPKSKGSGQGSSPVATHPDPDLRLEPELDTDPGLSPAPSPSPHSLSPDAEYDKLLDVEAVQMPDGQLCLLALLPECSVGEGSAAMPYLKLFCRYITDRKGVVSGILLVTSNKMFFDPCKTHPLVIEHGCEEYLLSCSVDSLASVSFYSDISHVHFNSSTHRWKGTKNIQKTGSKTVKMLEQGGRRSSSSPPHHKGETVPALVSAATSELRSDLALSLVQGFSEEERSSDMAEWQLEGKGSPLEELVVQSSRTVEGAVLSSAATFCCGGQEAAGTGNKVRMELVGREGMKKQQSVRNQTPGPSRLSSGTSGGLMFVRLRLQQSTGKKKGVAAGLLLGTNKTLPRRDSWFAFSQESSDELYAYMNHWKPGLCMREGGSGEGDEEEFVLVEDREEEEEKEEEQEVSKDHGRTGEDWELVTVEDGRERLPLDMDKDPEGLCEIVAQSRILDASLVRELSVELPPRTVGHTWQLAYSTSRHGSSLKSLYRRLKGSDSPVLMVIKDSLNQVFGSFLSHPLRPSETFYGTGETFLFMLLPRFKCFKWTGENSFFIKGDLDSFAIGGGSGHFGLWLDEMLYLGRSSPCYTFNNCCLSERDDFHVMELEVWTFW; this is translated from the exons ATGGAACATAAACTCCAACAGAGGGACAAAAACAGGCCCAGCTACTTTGGCAACGTCAAGACCAG actggGGTCCAAGCTCCCTCCTGGTGTTGCTCAGCCCCCCGGCTTCATCGCCGGCCCCTGGGAGACAGGGCCACAGACCGGCCCAACCAAGGAGGCCAGGGACAGCGGTCAGTCCCACCGTGCCGTGGGGCGTCCCTTTGACCACGTCCGCCACATCCGGAACCCCCAACTGCGCCAGTATTACCTCCAAG AAGCTACATGGGTGCCAGAGGGCGCCACAGCTAAATCCAGAGAAGAGGGTCAACCGTCTGATGACAAAGCAGACTATATG CACCTCCGCGTTCCCAAGAGTAAAGGCTCTGGCCAAGGCTCATCTCCCGTGGCGACGCACCCTGACCCCGACCTCAGGCTGGAGCCAGAGTTGGACACTGACCCAGGGCTTTCTCCGGCCCCATCGCCCAGCCCTCACTCCCTGTCACCGGACGCAGAGTATGACAAGTTACTG GATGTGGAGGCGGTGCAAATGCCTGATGGACAGCTCTGCCTACTGGCCCTCCTACCTGAGTGTTCCGTGGGGGAGGGGTCAGCGGCCATGCCGTACCTCAAGCTCTTCTGCCGCTACATCACTGACCGCAAG ggTGTGGTTTCTGGTATCTTGCTGGTGACGTCCAATAAGATGTTCTTTGACCCGTGCAAGACTCACCCGTTGGTGATAGAGCACGGCTGTGAGGAGTACCTGCTGTCCTGCTCAGTGGACAGCCTGGCCTCAGTCTCCTTCTACTCTGACATCTCCCACGTGCACTTCAACTCCTCCACACACAG GTGGAAAGGAACAAAAAACATACAGAAAACTGGCTCCAAAACTGTCAAGATGCTCGAGCAGGGTGGGCGGCGAAGCAGCAGTAGCCCTCCACACCACAAGGGGGAGACTGTCCCAGCACTGGTGTCTGCTGCTACGTCGGAGCTGAGGTCTGACCTGGCTCTGAGCCTGGTCCAGGGGTTCTCTGAGGAAGAGAGGAGCAGTGACATGGCTGAGTGGCAGCTGGAGGGGAAGGGTAGTCCGCTGGAAGAGCTGGTTGTGCAGTCATCCAGGACTGTGGAAGGAGCCGTGTTGAGCAGTGCTGCCACCTTCTGTTGTGGAGGACAAGAGGCAGCAGGGACAGGGAATAAAGTGAGGATGGAGCTGGTGGGCAGAGAGGGGATGAAGAAGCAGCAGTCTGTGAGGAATCAGACACCAG GCCCCTCTAGACTGTCTTCAGGGACTTCTGGAGGTCTGATGTTTGTCAGGCTGCGACTCCAGCAATCCACTGGGAAGAAGAAAGGTGTGGCTGCAGGCTTGCTGCTGGGGACAAACAAAACCTTACCCCGGAGGGACTCCTGGTTCGCCTTCTCCCAGGAGAG CTCAGATGAGCTGTACGCCTACATGAACCACTGGAAGCCTGGCCTGTGCATGCGTGAGGGAGGGTCGGGGGAGGGCGACGAGGAGGAGTTTGTACTGGTTgaagacagagaagaagaggaggagaaggaagaagaaCAGGAGGTGTCCAAGGACCATGGGCGGACAGGGGAGGACTGGGAG CTGGTGACagtggaggatggtagagagagactCCCTCTGGACATGGACAAAGATCCAGAGGGACTGTGTGAGATCGTAGCCCAGAGTCGCATCTTAGACGCATCGCTTGTCAGAGAG CTCTCAGTGGAACTGCCACCCAGGACAGTAGGCCACACATGGCAGCTGGCATACAGCACGTCTCGTCACGGCTCCAGCCTCAAGTCCCTCTACCGGAGGCTGAAAGGCAGCGACTCGCCTGTACTCATGGTCATCAAGGACTCACTTAATCAG GTGTTTGGGAgcttcctctctcaccctctgagGCCGAGCGAGACCTTCTACGGCACAGGAGAGACATTCCTCTTCATGCTGCTTCCTCGCTTCAAG TGTTTCAAGTGGACCGGAGAAAACTCCTTCTTCATAAAGGGAGACCTGGACTCTTTTGCTATTGGAGGAGGAAG TGGTCACTTTGGCCTGTGGCTGGATGAGATGCTGTACCTGGGCAGGAGTAGCCCCTGTTACACCTTCAACAACTGCTGCCTCTCGGAAAGAGACGACTTCCACGTCATGGAGCTGGAGGTGTGGACATTCTGGTGA
- the mtfr1l gene encoding mitochondrial fission regulator 1-like isoform X1, which yields METEAEVIPIWQNKPHGSTRSVVRRIGSIVPMKPPPRACFQELPGLPPLRPMDGPTVPTLADIAWIAADEESETYARVRSDSRPLRHEWRPTPLLVMHRNSSVPNFRRDVKKVETLRKPAVTAMNRTTSLQDELSRLRSQIAKIVATESGSNPLTPDLLSPDDTSMSFSMAPFETAPYQPAASASFVISDVTEEEEEEDEEEDVVSVVSELMPDPMPPANMSASMTASATFDLDHPSMDFREAEEDTVSLSKSTSFADVMDILKDMNRMKMSKDRCNRGCTSLMGESDSASLISEALRKKFTLKDEDIRGMKKHN from the exons ATGGAAACCGAAGCA GAAGTTATTCCTATTTGGCAGAACAAGCCTCATGGGTCGACTCGCAGTGTGGTGAGGAGAATAGGCTCTATTGTACCCATGAAACCACCGCCCAGGGCATGTTTCCAG GAACTCCCAGGTCTCCCTCCTCTGCGGCCCATGGATGGCCCCACGGTGCCCACACTGGCAGACATTGCCTGGATTGCAGCAGATGAGGAGTCTGAGACCTATGCCAGAGTGCG GAGCGATTCACGCCCTCTTAGACATGAGTGGCGACCCACGCCTCTCCTGGTTATGCACAGGAACTCCTCTGTGCCCAACTTCCGCCGCGACGTCAAGAAGGTGGAGACGCTGAGGAAGCCTGCGGTGACGGCCATGAACCGTACCACTTCCCTGCAGGATGAGCTGAGCAGACTCCGCTCCCAGATCGCCAAGATCGTAGCCACAGAATCTG GCTCCAACCCCTTGACCCCCGACCTCCTGTCCCCCGACGACACCAGCATGAGCTTTTCCATGGCGCCCTTCGAGACGGCGCCCTACCAGCCCGCCGCCTCAGCCTCCTTCGTCATCAGCGACGTgacggaagaggaagaggaggaagacgaggaggaggatgtgGTGTCTGTGGTTTCGGAGCTTATGCCGGACCCAATGCCGCCCGCAAACATGTCTGCCTCCATGACGGCCTCGGCGACCTTTGACCTGGACCATCCCAGCATGGACTTCCGGGAGGCGGAGGAGGATACAGTGTCGCTGTCCAAGTCCACCAGCTTTGCTGACGTCATGGACATCCTGAAGGACATGAACCGCATGAAGATGAGCAAGGACAG gTGCAACAGAGGCTGCACCTCCCTGATGGGGGAGTCGGACTCCGCCTCGCTGATCTCCGAGGCCTTGAGGAAGAAGTTTACCCTGAAGGATGAAGACATCAGGGGGATGAAGAAACACAACTAG
- the mtfr1l gene encoding mitochondrial fission regulator 1-like isoform X2 produces METEANKPHGSTRSVVRRIGSIVPMKPPPRACFQELPGLPPLRPMDGPTVPTLADIAWIAADEESETYARVRSDSRPLRHEWRPTPLLVMHRNSSVPNFRRDVKKVETLRKPAVTAMNRTTSLQDELSRLRSQIAKIVATESGSNPLTPDLLSPDDTSMSFSMAPFETAPYQPAASASFVISDVTEEEEEEDEEEDVVSVVSELMPDPMPPANMSASMTASATFDLDHPSMDFREAEEDTVSLSKSTSFADVMDILKDMNRMKMSKDRCNRGCTSLMGESDSASLISEALRKKFTLKDEDIRGMKKHN; encoded by the exons ATGGAAACCGAAGCA AACAAGCCTCATGGGTCGACTCGCAGTGTGGTGAGGAGAATAGGCTCTATTGTACCCATGAAACCACCGCCCAGGGCATGTTTCCAG GAACTCCCAGGTCTCCCTCCTCTGCGGCCCATGGATGGCCCCACGGTGCCCACACTGGCAGACATTGCCTGGATTGCAGCAGATGAGGAGTCTGAGACCTATGCCAGAGTGCG GAGCGATTCACGCCCTCTTAGACATGAGTGGCGACCCACGCCTCTCCTGGTTATGCACAGGAACTCCTCTGTGCCCAACTTCCGCCGCGACGTCAAGAAGGTGGAGACGCTGAGGAAGCCTGCGGTGACGGCCATGAACCGTACCACTTCCCTGCAGGATGAGCTGAGCAGACTCCGCTCCCAGATCGCCAAGATCGTAGCCACAGAATCTG GCTCCAACCCCTTGACCCCCGACCTCCTGTCCCCCGACGACACCAGCATGAGCTTTTCCATGGCGCCCTTCGAGACGGCGCCCTACCAGCCCGCCGCCTCAGCCTCCTTCGTCATCAGCGACGTgacggaagaggaagaggaggaagacgaggaggaggatgtgGTGTCTGTGGTTTCGGAGCTTATGCCGGACCCAATGCCGCCCGCAAACATGTCTGCCTCCATGACGGCCTCGGCGACCTTTGACCTGGACCATCCCAGCATGGACTTCCGGGAGGCGGAGGAGGATACAGTGTCGCTGTCCAAGTCCACCAGCTTTGCTGACGTCATGGACATCCTGAAGGACATGAACCGCATGAAGATGAGCAAGGACAG gTGCAACAGAGGCTGCACCTCCCTGATGGGGGAGTCGGACTCCGCCTCGCTGATCTCCGAGGCCTTGAGGAAGAAGTTTACCCTGAAGGATGAAGACATCAGGGGGATGAAGAAACACAACTAG